In a single window of the Ferroacidibacillus organovorans genome:
- a CDS encoding TIGR00282 family metallophosphoesterase — protein MRWLMLGDITGHPGVTAVVRYLPDLVTKHRPDLVIANAENSAQNGRGITRQAAERLYDAGVEILTLGNHAFDQKDTASWLGDDPRIIRPANLHTSVPGQGYTIVKVNGGTVAVLNLIGPAGIPLGSNPFLFFDQFYKDHSASFDLLFVDFHAEFTSEKLAFGWYADGRATAVIGTHTHVQTADERILPNGTGYLTDVGMTGPRDGVLGVRKETVIRKFIDQLPARFDVADGYLQLSGVLIDIADNGRVTKIERIQQLEG, from the coding sequence ATGAGGTGGTTGATGCTTGGCGATATTACAGGTCATCCAGGAGTGACAGCAGTTGTCCGCTATTTGCCTGATCTGGTGACAAAACATCGTCCGGATCTCGTGATTGCAAACGCAGAGAACTCAGCGCAAAATGGCCGCGGAATTACACGGCAGGCGGCAGAGCGACTGTACGATGCGGGAGTGGAGATCCTGACACTTGGCAATCACGCCTTTGATCAAAAGGACACTGCTTCTTGGCTTGGCGATGATCCGCGTATTATTCGACCCGCGAATCTACACACGTCAGTACCGGGGCAGGGGTACACCATCGTCAAAGTGAATGGGGGAACTGTGGCGGTTCTAAACCTCATTGGACCTGCCGGGATCCCGCTTGGGAGTAATCCATTTCTCTTTTTTGATCAATTCTATAAAGATCACTCGGCTTCTTTCGATCTACTTTTTGTCGATTTTCACGCTGAGTTTACTTCCGAAAAGTTGGCGTTTGGTTGGTATGCGGATGGGCGAGCGACGGCGGTGATCGGCACGCATACACATGTTCAGACGGCGGATGAGCGTATTTTACCGAACGGAACCGGATATTTGACGGATGTCGGCATGACGGGACCGCGTGACGGCGTGCTTGGCGTACGCAAAGAGACCGTCATTCGCAAATTTATCGATCAATTGCCGGCGAGGTTCGATGTCGCAGACGGATATTTACAATTGTCAGGTGTCTTGATTGACATTGCCGACAATGGTCGAGTCACAAAAATCGAACGCATACAACAGCTCGAAGGATAA
- a CDS encoding dipeptidase, producing the protein MFQGNRVVDGHADILYRMGRENLSFGDVDSKLQQSYEKLKASGVDLQVFVTFVEPALSSGEQLYEVFSSLQRFYDEVVPKGVSPILSAADLANVRNPEQHQIFGLLSVEGAECLDRRISVLDGLYRMGIRLIGLTWNGQNCLADGVGELRGGGLTQFGFEVVQRMNELGMVIDVSHLSVQGVWDVLDTSRAPIVASHSNAMRVHAHRRNLTDDQIRAIARSGGLIGATFVPPFLAEKGASIDDVLRHIDYLLTIAGEDAVGLGSDFDGIDEGPVGLRDGRSYPDLLERLYRAYGEPLAKKIAGESWLRVLESVLR; encoded by the coding sequence ATGTTTCAGGGGAATCGAGTTGTTGATGGACACGCAGATATTTTGTATCGCATGGGTCGCGAAAATCTGTCGTTTGGCGATGTTGATTCGAAACTTCAACAATCCTATGAGAAATTAAAAGCGAGTGGCGTCGATCTGCAAGTTTTTGTGACGTTTGTTGAACCTGCACTCTCCAGTGGGGAGCAATTGTATGAAGTGTTTTCTTCGCTCCAGCGATTCTATGATGAGGTTGTCCCAAAAGGCGTTTCGCCGATTCTGTCTGCTGCTGATTTGGCGAATGTACGTAATCCTGAACAACATCAAATTTTTGGACTCCTGAGTGTCGAAGGCGCGGAATGCCTTGACCGCCGTATCAGCGTGTTAGACGGATTGTACCGTATGGGAATTCGCCTCATCGGCCTTACGTGGAACGGTCAGAATTGTCTCGCAGACGGTGTAGGCGAGTTGCGCGGGGGCGGGCTGACGCAGTTTGGATTTGAGGTGGTGCAGCGGATGAATGAGCTAGGCATGGTTATTGATGTCTCCCACTTGAGTGTTCAGGGCGTTTGGGATGTGCTTGATACCTCAAGGGCCCCGATTGTCGCCTCACACAGCAATGCCATGCGTGTCCACGCACATAGAAGAAACCTGACAGATGACCAGATTCGAGCCATTGCGCGCTCTGGCGGGTTGATCGGCGCAACGTTTGTTCCGCCTTTTCTCGCAGAGAAAGGCGCGTCTATCGATGATGTGTTGCGTCACATTGATTATCTTTTGACAATCGCAGGTGAAGACGCGGTTGGTCTTGGTTCTGATTTTGACGGAATCGATGAGGGACCTGTGGGGTTACGCGACGGACGATCTTATCCGGATCTTTTGGAGCGACTCTATCGAGCGTATGGAGAGCCTTTGGCAAAAAAAATCGCAGGAGAGTCTTGGCTACGCGTTTTGGAATCCGTGCTTCGCTAA
- a CDS encoding PHP domain-containing protein, whose amino-acid sequence MHAVDLHVHTTASDGTLRPCEIAKLAREKKLFGIAVTDHDSVDGVPEAISAGLEYSVRVIAGVELSATDEARDIHILGYGMDLSCEPFRMKLSSLRCERDERIKKMVELAQRRGMPILFDDVLRESSGGAVGRPHLARAMVKRQIVSSVHEAFTLHLRRGATCFVERPQLTVKEAVRWIHDAGGVAVLAHPALIGDDAAIEAYLRFDMDGIEVDHPDNDVKQRAAYREMARRLNLFTTAGSDFHGAASGHRGDLGSQVMNYEDLPAVLRI is encoded by the coding sequence ATGCATGCCGTGGATCTTCATGTTCATACAACGGCGTCTGACGGAACGCTTCGTCCGTGCGAGATCGCGAAACTCGCGCGCGAGAAAAAGTTATTTGGCATTGCAGTGACCGATCATGACTCCGTCGATGGCGTCCCCGAGGCAATATCCGCAGGGCTTGAGTATTCAGTGCGCGTGATTGCCGGGGTGGAGTTGAGTGCGACGGATGAGGCGAGAGATATCCACATTCTCGGCTATGGGATGGATCTTTCCTGTGAGCCGTTTCGAATGAAGCTCTCCTCCCTGCGCTGTGAGCGTGACGAACGCATCAAAAAAATGGTTGAGCTCGCTCAAAGGCGCGGGATGCCCATTTTGTTTGACGATGTTTTACGCGAGTCGTCCGGAGGGGCGGTCGGCCGTCCGCATCTCGCGCGCGCCATGGTTAAAAGACAGATCGTGTCGTCTGTTCATGAAGCATTTACGCTTCATCTGCGGCGCGGGGCGACCTGTTTTGTTGAGCGTCCGCAACTCACGGTGAAAGAGGCCGTACGGTGGATCCACGATGCGGGAGGGGTGGCCGTTTTGGCACATCCCGCATTGATAGGAGATGACGCGGCCATCGAAGCGTATCTTCGTTTTGATATGGATGGAATCGAAGTGGATCATCCGGACAATGACGTGAAACAGCGCGCGGCGTACCGCGAGATGGCCCGAAGACTGAACCTGTTTACGACGGCCGGCTCTGATTTTCACGGCGCTGCGAGTGGACATCGCGGCGATCTTGGTAGTCAGGTCATGAATTATGAAGACCTCCCCGCAGTGCTTCGCATTTAA
- the cotE gene encoding outer spore coat protein CotE — MHSRDEYREIITDAVCGRGSKYSQHTYTIHTANRPTTIGGCWVMNHSCEGVLIGETVEVRGRFDTNVWYSYNDNSETAVAKDTVSYVEQINLQGLDPNCSLDDLSVHVKVKQEPNCVDATIVDDHSEILVRVEIEWLVEVIGPTKVWVLTMTPSHKKDSFDVESSLLEESSL, encoded by the coding sequence GTGCACTCACGAGATGAATACCGCGAAATCATTACAGATGCAGTTTGTGGTCGCGGTAGCAAGTACAGTCAGCATACCTATACCATCCACACGGCGAACCGTCCTACCACCATCGGCGGTTGCTGGGTGATGAATCACTCGTGTGAAGGGGTTCTGATCGGCGAAACGGTCGAGGTTCGCGGGCGTTTTGATACGAATGTTTGGTATTCGTACAACGACAACAGTGAAACCGCAGTTGCAAAAGACACGGTTTCCTACGTTGAGCAAATCAACTTGCAGGGGCTTGATCCAAATTGTTCGCTGGATGATCTATCAGTCCACGTCAAGGTCAAGCAGGAGCCTAACTGTGTCGATGCGACGATTGTGGATGACCACTCCGAAATTCTTGTTCGCGTCGAGATTGAATGGCTTGTCGAAGTGATTGGACCGACGAAGGTGTGGGTATTGACGATGACGCCCTCCCATAAAAAAGACAGCTTTGACGTCGAGAGCAGTTTGCTTGAAGAGTCAAGCCTGTAA
- a CDS encoding YheC/YheD family protein: MSQSHTVEVSYGALSKRLDFLGKRREMKILLPKGIRAALHMPPHAMRFMTTGHQAIRIGPAFAIYALPLTKGRRFGQQQSLFQDVSRLGARLGMDIYVITPGAIRTDSGVVMGYRFREGTWRKEVCPYPDVVWRRLTSRPRAFLTKLMEDETIFESIPQITLPRSMSEKGVMHQRVLMCSPFSAHVPHTLMARSTEELVACVDGFDDCYVKPARGTQGIGIVRVRRARGGYEVLRDGAPPREISLSELARRYAPFFRAGERVLIQETIPLLRTKEGRPLDFRCLVQAVNGRPVVTALIARIGSLESITTNLHTGGEAVSAQALLPHLSVAQASAMSAEFSRMESLACDLFEHIKRQHGELGEVGIDFAFDQDLRVYILEVNPCPGRRMLKNVDLRLRTRSITRILEHALCITGYESIKS, from the coding sequence GTGTCACAGTCGCACACGGTGGAAGTCTCATATGGCGCACTTTCAAAGCGACTGGATTTTTTGGGCAAAAGACGCGAGATGAAAATACTGTTACCTAAAGGCATTCGCGCCGCGCTTCACATGCCGCCGCATGCAATGCGTTTTATGACGACTGGCCATCAGGCCATCCGTATCGGACCGGCGTTTGCAATCTATGCGTTGCCTTTAACGAAAGGGCGGCGCTTTGGCCAACAGCAATCGCTGTTTCAAGACGTCAGCCGACTGGGGGCGCGTCTTGGCATGGATATCTATGTGATTACGCCAGGCGCAATCCGCACTGATTCTGGCGTCGTTATGGGGTATCGCTTTCGCGAAGGGACTTGGCGTAAAGAGGTGTGCCCCTATCCAGACGTTGTATGGCGAAGATTGACCAGTCGCCCGCGCGCGTTTTTGACGAAGTTGATGGAGGATGAAACGATCTTCGAGTCAATCCCCCAGATCACGCTGCCACGCTCCATGAGTGAAAAGGGTGTCATGCATCAGCGTGTGTTGATGTGCTCCCCTTTTTCTGCACACGTGCCGCATACCCTGATGGCGCGCAGTACTGAAGAGCTTGTCGCGTGTGTGGATGGGTTTGATGACTGTTACGTAAAACCTGCGCGCGGGACTCAGGGAATCGGCATTGTGCGCGTGCGCCGTGCGCGCGGCGGCTATGAAGTGTTGCGCGATGGTGCGCCGCCGCGCGAGATCTCTCTGTCTGAACTCGCGCGGCGGTATGCGCCTTTTTTTCGCGCCGGAGAACGCGTTCTCATCCAGGAGACGATCCCACTGCTTCGCACCAAGGAGGGACGGCCGCTTGATTTTCGCTGCCTCGTTCAAGCGGTAAACGGTCGCCCTGTCGTGACAGCGCTCATTGCGCGCATCGGTTCCCTGGAATCGATTACGACCAATCTTCACACAGGCGGTGAAGCGGTATCCGCACAGGCGCTCTTGCCTCATCTCTCTGTGGCGCAGGCAAGTGCCATGTCTGCAGAATTCTCGCGCATGGAGTCTCTTGCTTGTGATCTGTTTGAACACATAAAGCGTCAGCATGGTGAATTGGGAGAAGTGGGGATTGATTTCGCGTTTGATCAGGATCTTCGCGTTTACATCCTGGAAGTCAATCCATGTCCCGGTCGACGAATGCTCAAAAACGTCGATCTGCGGTTGCGCACGCGTTCGATCACGCGGATTCTAGAGCATGCCCTCTGCATTACAGGGTATGAGTCGATCAAATCATGA